Proteins from a genomic interval of Pseudoruegeria sp. SHC-113:
- a CDS encoding ABC-F family ATP-binding cassette domain-containing protein, translating to MPLACRNVSLSWSGRTNAALAEFTHTFPPGLTGLVGANGSGKSTLLALLAGRHAPSAGVVLREGRIGVLRQSFSEGETIAQAFGVARDLQVLRGVLAGDLLPDDMGAVRWDLEEQIAESLKTQGLAGDPSTPVARFSGGEQLRIALAACLFSDPEILLLDEPTNNLDIAGRAAVSAMLAGFPGISVVASHDRALLEQAGAIVELSEGRGQVFGGNYSAFRAAQEAAEARAQAEVKRAEAGVAAQKQAQVAAQARQARAARAGRAERASGSQPKILMDARKERASANAKGTSRQMARRQEALEGKLTEARAQFQPARDLRFDADAAAVPAGRRVLEVQGLALPHGTAQAVDFAITGPERVALSGPNGAGKTTLLNCLIGAVQHLKGVAQVFVPFAFLDQHAAGFMPGETLLSAFRRFHPTADDHAGHAALARFGFRAEQGARLAEDLSGGERMRAALCLVIAGPTPPQLLILDEPTNHLDLEVLEEVEAALGAFQGAILVVSHDKNFLQAIGIEREIRLHPSQRKGSANSMELP from the coding sequence ATGCCTCTCGCATGCAGGAACGTCAGCCTGTCGTGGTCCGGACGGACGAACGCGGCCCTCGCTGAGTTTACCCACACATTTCCGCCCGGCCTGACCGGGCTTGTCGGGGCCAATGGCTCCGGCAAATCCACCTTGCTTGCCCTGCTTGCGGGCCGCCATGCGCCAAGCGCGGGCGTGGTGCTGCGGGAGGGGCGGATCGGCGTGCTGCGCCAGAGCTTTTCTGAGGGTGAAACCATCGCGCAGGCCTTCGGGGTGGCGCGGGATCTGCAGGTGTTGCGCGGTGTTCTGGCGGGAGATCTCCTTCCAGACGACATGGGTGCGGTGCGATGGGATCTGGAAGAGCAGATCGCGGAAAGCTTGAAGACACAAGGGCTTGCGGGCGATCCTTCAACTCCTGTTGCTCGCTTTTCCGGCGGGGAGCAGCTGCGCATCGCGCTGGCGGCCTGCTTGTTTTCAGATCCTGAGATTCTTCTGCTGGATGAACCTACCAACAATCTGGACATCGCCGGGCGCGCGGCTGTGTCTGCCATGCTGGCTGGGTTTCCCGGCATCAGTGTGGTGGCCAGCCATGACCGGGCGTTGCTGGAGCAGGCCGGCGCGATCGTCGAACTTTCCGAAGGGCGCGGGCAGGTGTTTGGCGGGAATTATTCTGCCTTCAGGGCCGCGCAAGAGGCCGCTGAGGCCCGCGCGCAGGCCGAAGTGAAACGGGCCGAAGCGGGCGTGGCGGCGCAAAAACAGGCGCAAGTGGCCGCACAGGCGCGGCAGGCGCGCGCGGCGCGGGCCGGGCGGGCAGAGCGGGCGTCTGGCAGCCAGCCCAAGATCCTGATGGATGCGCGCAAGGAGAGGGCCTCGGCCAATGCCAAGGGCACATCGCGGCAGATGGCGCGGCGTCAGGAGGCGTTGGAGGGCAAGCTCACCGAGGCACGGGCACAATTTCAGCCCGCGCGGGATTTGCGGTTTGACGCGGATGCCGCAGCCGTTCCGGCTGGGCGGCGCGTCCTTGAGGTGCAGGGGCTGGCCTTGCCCCATGGCACAGCGCAGGCGGTGGATTTTGCGATCACCGGCCCGGAGCGCGTGGCGCTTTCTGGCCCCAATGGTGCTGGCAAAACCACGCTCCTGAATTGCCTGATCGGGGCCGTGCAGCACTTGAAGGGCGTGGCGCAAGTCTTTGTGCCCTTTGCCTTTCTCGATCAGCACGCGGCTGGATTCATGCCCGGTGAAACGCTGCTCTCCGCCTTTCGCCGCTTCCATCCCACGGCGGATGATCACGCGGGCCACGCCGCTCTGGCGCGCTTCGGGTTTCGCGCCGAACAGGGCGCGCGGCTGGCGGAGGATCTGAGCGGCGGTGAGCGGATGCGCGCGGCGCTTTGCCTTGTGATCGCCGGGCCGACGCCGCCGCAGCTACTGATCCTTGATGAGCCGACGAACCATCTGGATCTGGAGGTTCTGGAAGAGGTGGAGGCGGCGCTCGGCGCCTTTCAGGGCGCGATTCTCGTGGTCTCCCACGATAAGAACTTCCTCCAAGCCATTGGGATTGAGCGCGAAATACGCCTTCACCCGTCCCAGAGGAAAGGTTCGGCAAATTCGATGGAATTGCCATGA
- a CDS encoding alpha/beta hydrolase: protein MSRELTFDKVPAASGETKSVVIFIHGYGANGADLLGLAQPLAEHMPNTTFYAPDAPERIPGAPFGFQWFPIPWLDGSSEEAAKEGLARASEDLNAFIDIVLQAEEITPDQLVLFGFSQGTMMSLHVAPRRADPVNSIVAFSGRLLEPERLETEAVSKPPVLLLHGDQDDVVPPQSLNEAGQALHAAGFEVYAHVMQGTAHGIAPDGLGVALSFMKEKLATP from the coding sequence ATGAGCCGCGAACTGACATTCGACAAAGTGCCCGCCGCCTCCGGCGAAACGAAATCCGTGGTGATCTTCATCCACGGCTACGGGGCGAATGGCGCGGATCTGCTGGGGCTGGCGCAACCGCTGGCCGAGCATATGCCCAACACCACCTTCTACGCTCCCGACGCGCCCGAGCGCATCCCTGGCGCGCCCTTTGGCTTCCAGTGGTTCCCGATTCCTTGGCTCGACGGCTCTTCGGAAGAGGCTGCGAAAGAGGGGCTCGCGCGTGCCAGCGAGGATCTGAACGCTTTCATCGACATCGTGCTGCAGGCCGAGGAGATCACGCCCGATCAGCTGGTGCTTTTCGGCTTCTCGCAAGGCACGATGATGAGCCTGCACGTGGCCCCGCGCCGGGCAGACCCCGTGAACAGCATCGTGGCCTTCTCCGGCCGTCTGCTGGAGCCCGAACGCCTTGAAACGGAAGCGGTAAGCAAGCCGCCGGTACTGCTGCTGCACGGTGATCAGGACGACGTGGTGCCGCCGCAATCGCTCAACGAGGCCGGGCAGGCGCTGCATGCTGCCGGGTTCGAGGTCTATGCCCATGTGATGCAAGGCACGGCGCATGGGATCGCGCCCGACGGGCTGGGCGTGGCGCTCTCTTTCATGAAAGAAAAGCTCGCCACCCCTTGA
- a CDS encoding DNA-3-methyladenine glycosylase family protein, giving the protein MSIGRIIETPACVAEGAQFLAESDPRFADALRQTGPLPLRRKKDGFEPLLGAIVSQQVSVAAADAIWGRMRGAKLTGPRKIMWASDEDLRACGLSRQKIRYARALAEARINYTALRQAPNDEVIATLIEVPGIGRWTAEIYAMFSLGRADVFAPGDLALQEAARILFDLEARPTERQMREMASDWSPWQGVAARLLWAYYRVAKEREGIR; this is encoded by the coding sequence ATGAGCATTGGCCGCATCATTGAAACCCCGGCCTGCGTGGCGGAAGGGGCGCAGTTCCTCGCCGAAAGCGATCCCCGCTTCGCCGACGCCCTGCGCCAGACGGGCCCCTTGCCCCTGCGCCGCAAAAAGGACGGGTTTGAGCCCTTGCTCGGCGCGATCGTCAGCCAGCAGGTCTCGGTGGCGGCGGCGGATGCGATCTGGGGGCGGATGCGGGGCGCAAAGCTCACAGGCCCGCGCAAGATCATGTGGGCGAGCGATGAGGATCTGCGCGCCTGTGGGCTGTCGCGCCAGAAGATCCGCTATGCCCGTGCGCTGGCCGAGGCGCGGATCAACTACACCGCCCTGCGGCAGGCCCCAAATGACGAGGTGATCGCCACGCTCATCGAGGTGCCCGGCATCGGGCGCTGGACGGCAGAGATCTACGCCATGTTCTCCCTCGGGCGCGCCGATGTTTTTGCGCCCGGCGATCTGGCCCTGCAGGAGGCTGCGCGCATCCTTTTTGATCTGGAGGCCCGCCCCACGGAACGCCAGATGCGGGAGATGGCTTCGGATTGGTCCCCCTGGCAGGGCGTTGCAGCGCGCTTGCTTTGGGCCTACTACCGGGTGGCGAAAGAACGGGAAGGGATCCGATGA
- a CDS encoding cobalt-precorrin-6A reductase, translating to MKLLLLAGTGEARRLAQALAQVPGLEVTASLSGATRAPMALPVPTRSGGFGGEEAQKDYMQSNGIEAVVDATHPFAHRISARTAALCSELGLPYVQLLRPAWQPELGDTWVQVASGQDAPAHIPPGARVFLAVGRQTLTEFESLTQCHLICRQIDPPDAPFPFPNGEFRVGRPPFSIEDEEALFRKLRIDWLAVKNAGGEASKTKLVAARNLGLPVLMLARPPQPDGAKVETVEDALTWVQEQMT from the coding sequence ATGAAGCTCCTGCTGCTGGCTGGAACAGGCGAGGCCCGCCGCCTCGCACAAGCTCTGGCGCAAGTGCCAGGCTTGGAGGTGACGGCCTCCCTCTCCGGTGCCACACGTGCACCGATGGCGCTACCAGTGCCCACCCGCAGTGGCGGGTTTGGCGGGGAGGAGGCACAGAAAGATTACATGCAAAGCAACGGCATAGAGGCTGTTGTTGATGCAACACACCCTTTCGCGCATCGCATCAGCGCCCGCACGGCCGCGCTCTGTTCCGAGCTGGGCCTCCCCTATGTCCAGCTCCTGCGCCCCGCATGGCAACCGGAACTGGGCGACACTTGGGTGCAAGTGGCCAGCGGTCAGGACGCGCCCGCGCATATCCCGCCCGGCGCACGGGTCTTCTTGGCTGTGGGCCGCCAGACGCTCACCGAGTTTGAAAGCCTCACCCAATGCCACCTGATCTGCCGCCAGATTGATCCACCGGATGCGCCTTTTCCCTTTCCCAACGGCGAGTTCCGCGTCGGCCGCCCGCCGTTCTCCATTGAGGATGAAGAAGCGCTCTTCCGCAAGCTTCGGATTGACTGGCTTGCGGTCAAGAATGCAGGCGGTGAGGCGAGCAAAACCAAACTGGTGGCGGCGCGCAATCTTGGCTTGCCCGTGCTGATGCTGGCCCGCCCGCCGCAGCCAGATGGGGCCAAAGTGGAAACGGTTGAGGACGCCCTAACGTGGGTGCAGGAGCAGATGACATGA
- a CDS encoding cobalt-precorrin-5B (C(1))-methyltransferase, translated as MTRIPDRPLRRGWTTGACATAATKAALMRLWGGAFPDHVSITLPKGETPDFTLAHMASGEDWAEAGIIKDAGDDPDVTHGALIIARVEAAEGGVSFAAGEGVGTVTRAGLPIGVGEPAINPVPRSLMVGVVEECAATYGKTSDIRITVSIPNGAEIAQKTWNPRLGIEGGLSVLGTTGVVRPFSCAAWIASIHRGVDVARAAGLPHVAGCTGATSEKVVQALYGLPDHAMMDMGDFAGGLLKYLRAHPVPRVTVGGGIGKMVKLAQGAVDLHSGRSQVDFAQLAEWLGDPEIEHMNTALQAYEKHGELMAYAVADRALATVRGVLRGADVHADVVIIDRAGAVIARAGA; from the coding sequence ATGACGCGCATACCTGATCGCCCCCTGCGCCGTGGCTGGACTACGGGCGCCTGTGCCACCGCTGCCACCAAGGCGGCGCTGATGCGGCTTTGGGGCGGGGCCTTCCCGGATCACGTCTCGATCACGCTGCCCAAGGGCGAAACCCCGGATTTCACGCTGGCGCATATGGCGTCTGGCGAAGACTGGGCGGAAGCCGGCATCATCAAGGACGCAGGCGATGATCCGGACGTCACCCACGGCGCGCTGATCATCGCGCGTGTGGAGGCGGCCGAGGGCGGTGTGAGCTTCGCCGCTGGCGAGGGCGTCGGCACCGTGACGCGGGCTGGTCTGCCCATCGGCGTGGGCGAGCCCGCGATCAACCCGGTGCCGCGTTCGTTGATGGTGGGAGTGGTGGAGGAGTGCGCTGCAACCTACGGAAAAACATCGGATATCCGCATCACAGTATCGATTCCGAATGGTGCGGAGATTGCGCAGAAAACATGGAACCCGAGGCTTGGCATCGAAGGCGGGCTCTCGGTTCTGGGCACCACCGGCGTGGTGCGGCCCTTCTCCTGCGCGGCGTGGATCGCCTCCATTCACCGCGGCGTGGACGTGGCCCGCGCCGCAGGGCTGCCCCATGTGGCGGGCTGCACCGGGGCGACCTCAGAGAAGGTGGTGCAGGCGCTCTATGGCTTGCCCGATCACGCGATGATGGACATGGGCGATTTCGCCGGGGGCCTGCTGAAATACCTCCGCGCGCACCCGGTGCCGCGTGTCACCGTGGGCGGCGGGATCGGCAAGATGGTGAAGCTGGCGCAGGGCGCGGTGGATCTGCACTCGGGCCGCTCGCAGGTGGATTTCGCGCAACTGGCGGAGTGGCTGGGGGATCCAGAGATCGAGCACATGAACACGGCCCTGCAGGCTTATGAAAAACATGGAGAACTTATGGCGTATGCCGTTGCGGATCGCGCGCTCGCTACGGTGCGTGGCGTGTTACGGGGCGCGGATGTGCACGCCGATGTGGTGATCATCGACAGGGCCGGAGCCGTGATCGCGCGGGCGGGCGCATGA